In Gracilinanus agilis isolate LMUSP501 chromosome 1, AgileGrace, whole genome shotgun sequence, the sequence CACCTTTTCCCTGGTCCTCCTTCCTCTTTACTTAACTAAAGAAAACTAAGTTACTGGGTTTGAAGAAGAATCAGATAGTGCTTTGGCCTAAGAGTTTACTCTCAGGCCAACCCAGGCCTGTTGGCTGAGTTCTTCTGAGTAGATACACACAACAACTATGCAAACTCTTTTAGTCATCTTACTCACTTATTTCAGTAGTAACAAGGAAGTTACTTATTTCAGTAGTTACAACGAAGTTCAGTAGTAGCAAGAAAATTGtcctgcttacagtttggccTGAAATACTTGTCTCATTTGGGGTTGCAAGGTAAACCGAGGGTCCCACATCAGTTTCCCTGGCACTTTGGTATTGAAAAAGATTCATGTTGGCTGTGCCTGCTAGAATAGGCAGAAAGTCTCTTAACAACCgtctcctccctttttctttatccCTTCATTCcgtcctttcttccttccttccatcctccatccctcccttccttccttcctttcttccttcctatctttctgcATACCTGCTCCTTAGAACAGGTCATGAAGTGCTGGCTCAAGACCATTGCCCTACCCCCCTACCCCCCNNNNNNNNNNNNNNNNNNNNNNNNNNNNNNNNNNNNNNNNNNNNNNNNNNNNNNNNNNNNNNNNNNNNNNNNNNNNNNNNNNNNNNNNNNNNNNcccccccccccccccaatctctccAAGTTGGCTAAATCCACCCTGTCCCTTGTTTGATTTCTCCTTCCTTATAATTACTGACAAGGACAACCATTGCACTCAGTCTTTATCACTAGGGATCCTGCCTTTGCTCTTTTTGAGATTACCtatcaaaacacacacacacacacacacacacacacacacacacacacacacacacaatccctctttctctttctttccaccaAGGACTTCAGTATAGCAACTGAAGGTCCAGAAAAACCTGTTCACAAGTGTCTGGACTGGCCTGAAGCAGAGTCCTGAAGGTTTCCCCAAATCCATGCtttaatcaaagaagaaatggtGTTGCCTCAAGTCACAATAGTCTTCCACAGTCTCTCTGGCTCCTCCCTCTTCAACATTGCTTTGACCATGTCAATGAGTCTGtatttcttcaaagaaattgTCGATAATGATCAGACAGAGCTCCTGCAAAGTcctagcaagtttctgaggtaGAATTAGAATGGACCACCACCTATATTGTGTTTTtaagaatattatgaaaatgcCAGCATCTATATGAGgtgaaaaataggaagagaatgaTACAAGCTTTCTTGCAGTGGGATGAAAATTCTTGTTTTGGTTTTAGCTCTCTAACCAGTCAACAAAATGCATTGCTAGCTCTCCTATGAAAGATTTGTGTTTCCTAGATAATAAATGTACTTGGAGATCAATGGCATACAtcccttttgttttatttttttaaataatgtttatataaaaaaaccacctttgtaaggatgggatttaatTATTTCTACCACTGGCACATTGGCTCCACTCTCACTGAAActactaaatgacttgcctgcaTTGCCAAACAATTCCTTTAAGAAATTCccagacagaagaatgataacaTAAATGGAGGTAAGTTCAAATCAGAAAACAACCACAGCATTGCAGTGAGCAGCCTGTGAAGGGCTGTTTTTATAAAAACGTTGTGATTAGTGACAGTTTCATAAAGGCCTCTACTCTGCAAGTCTAGTGACTCAGTTTGTAAATAGCCTGCTGTCTCTGCTGCAAGAATGGAAACCCAAAGAACATCTTGATCTCCTGATTATAACCCAAGAATAGGACTATTACTCAGGTGTAGTGATAGCCAAGGAGAGTCTGTGGATGCCTGTGAGCATGAATAGCCAATCTTCCTGGGAGTCTGGAAAGAATTTGATGTCAAGTggaaaaactaaaagaatatGTTACACTTAGTCAGAAGCAGTAAGTTTGAGGTTGTCATTGAATGCAGCCCAAAAGCATCATATATCTAGATGTGATCATTTGGAATCCCTGCAGGAAAAACTAATTTTGTTTGAAATACTTGTTGTCCAAGAGGGAAAATATTGTTATAACAACATTGGGCCCTTATTTACTGCTTAAAATGCCATTAACTAATTTTTAGCTCAAGTCTGTTGGAACATTATCTCACATCTGCAAAGGGCTTATGAACCAAGGGCAAAAAAGGAGTAATAATGAAGAATTTTCTTAGAAAAGGATGATGGACTCAAGTTACTgtatgtcatttttttaaactgggaaatgccatttctttgcttacattttatttattagaaggattttattttactgaaaagGGCATCTCTTTTATGACTtggataaatatgaaaaagagcgctgattttcttcatttgatatcagatgaaagaaaaaaataagtttgaaagaaatcacaaaaaattACATAATGCTTACGGATAAGGTAGATTTTGAAATAATAAGATATGTTGTATTCATGCACCCAGTAGTATTGTACCTCTGAAGATAggcaatgaaaatgaaagcaaaaaggaaagattaaaagtGAATTGTCTACTACTAATGACAGAGCCTGCCCAGGTACAAAGTTTAGTCTCAGCTGCCAGGATTTGGGTGAAGTCACTCAGCCATCCATTTTGAGGTCATGGTCTGAGTTAGGAATATAATAATGCCAGCCTTGCCAAAATTACAGGTTTTTCATGAAGATCCAATGGGATCAcatatgatttatttattattatttattattcctattgactcccagaggagcatagggccgcaaccatctcacgccaacggactctgttctgggcaacttcccccaactgggcccatgtcactccgacGGTCCCTGTCTCGTTCTCGGCATATCTCCGCCAGGTCACATATACTCTTTGttaattaaattgttatttaGATTTGAGGTAGTAGCATTTTCTAAGGATGGATTGTGCCCATTTAAGTTGGAAGACTTCTTACTTGGCCAAGTGGATATAAAGCAGTTTATGTTCTGACAGTAGAGGAAAGGACatagttatatatgtgtatatgtaataatctttttgtttgttttactgtTTGATTCTTTTAGAAGGAGAAATCAGACATGAAATGAACTCAAAACCAACAGAGGCAAACCTTTCTGTGGAAGAAATGGATCAACAAAGACTCATGAGTGATGGTCCAGATAACTTAGCTTTCAGAGAATTCTGTATTGAATCTCAACATTCATCGCTTGttgaacatcaaagaatgcaCACTGAGCCAAAATCTAGTGAAAGTAATCAATGCGGAAAGACTTTCATGCACAGGGCCAGTTTtcctatacatcagagaatccacactggggagaaaccttatgaatgcaatcaatgtggaaagaaatTCAGGTGGAGCTCCCATCgtgctatacatcagagaatccacactggggagaaaccttatgaatgcaatcaatgTGGAAAAAAATTCAGGTGGAGTTCCCATcgtgctgtacatcagagaatccacaatAGGGATAAACTTTATGAATGCaaggaatgtggaaagacattcagtcggaCCTGCactcttgctgtacatcagagaatccatactggggagaaaccttatgaatgtaatcaatgtggaaagacatttagtcAGAGGTCCAGTCTTGTtgtacatcaaagaatccacactggggaaaaaccttatgaatgcaatcagtgtggaaagacattcagggaGAGGTTCCATCTTGTTGagcatcagaaaatccacactggagagaaaccttatgcatgcaaggaatgtggaaaggcattcactCGGAGCTCACATCTTGTtgtacatcagaaaatccacactggcgaaaaaccttatgaatgcaagcaatgtggaaagaaatTCAGGGTGAGGTCCTCTGTtcttgtacatcagagaatccacactggggagaaaccttatgaatgcaagcaatgtggaaagtcATTCAATCAGAGGTCCCATCTTgatgtacatcagagaatccacactggagagaaaactTATGAATGCAAGCACTGTGGAAAGATATTCAAGGAGAGTTCCAGTTTTGCTCATCATCAGAGATTCTACATTAGGGAGAAACCTTacgaatgcaagcaatgtggaataGCTTTCAGGTGGTGCTCCCAACTTgcaaaacatcagagaatccacactggggagaaactttatgaatgcaagcaatgtggaaagacattcaggagGAGCTCCTATCTTAccgtacatcagagaatccacactggggagaaaccttatgaatgcaagcaatgtggaaaaacattcagGAGGAGCTCCTATCTTGCTgaccatcagagaatccacactggggagaaaccttatgaatgcaaacaatgtggaaagacattcggGCAGAGGTCcagtcttgctgcacatcagagaatccacactgtggagaaaccttatgaatgtaagcaatgtggaaagacatttaggGAGAGGTCCTatcttactgtacatcagagaatccatactggggagaaaccttatgaatgccagCAATGTGGGAAAACATTCAGGAATAGCTCCCAACTTgcaaaacatcagagaatccatactggggagaaaccttatgaatgcaagcaatgtggaaagacatttaggGAGAGGTACTATATTGCTATACATCAAAGAACCCACACTGCAAGCAATATGGAAAAACATTCAGGGGAAActccagtcttgctgtacatcagagaatccacactggggagagacCTTATGGATACAAGCAATGTGGAATAGCTATCAtggtgtaataattaaaaatgatgttcaaattttaagagttaaaaaaggtCATGGTTCCCTTTTatgataattaaatattaagtcatCTGGCTGTTAggagctttattacagcaaggtagagagggaaatataggaaatagataaatatttttctagccTACCATCCTAAGTGTCAATTTGATGGAATCCAACTTGCCCTGTGACAAAGTTCCAATATCCAGCAAGAGAGGGACAATCTCAGCCTCCAGGTTCTAATTTTGGGATAGAAGTCCTTGAGTTTTCAGCCTGAGTCACCAGCCCAGAATGAATTCCATGTTCTTCAGACTTTTGTCTTGCTTTTATCAGCCATTTTCTCCATGTCACCTCTCTGGAACTATTCATAGTTCTTTAACTTGCCTGGAAACACTCAGGAATGCAGTGCCTGTGAGACAATTTCCTGTCTTGTTGGTTTCAACTTCATTTCTCAAAAGGTGTGTCTATCCTTACaaatctctatggtaaaaggacctccaggtctgtgtttaattaaatttaaacaaaagGAGGAGAAATCAAAGTCCCTGAGTAtgttaaaaagaataaaggaggATATTTCCATTTAGACAGGGAGAGCTCCAAACTTGCTCAACATCAGAGATTCCACACTAGTGGGAAACCTTATTAATGGATGCAATGTTGAAAGTCATTCAGTTGGAGCTCTAATCTCACTATTGTtatggaa encodes:
- the LOC123232589 gene encoding zinc finger protein 180-like; the encoded protein is MSLRRSLSRSRHISARWSSHRAVHQRIHNRDKLYECKECGKTFSRTCTLAVHQRIHTGEKPYECNQCGKTFSQRSSLVVHQRIHTGEKPYECNQCGKTFRERFHLVEHQKIHTGEKPYACKECGKAFTRSSHLVVHQKIHTGEKPYECKQCGKKFRVRSSVLVHQRIHTGEKPYECKQCGKSFNQRSHLDVHQRIHTGEKTYECKHCGKIFKESSSFAHHQRFYIREKPYECKQCGIAFRWCSQLAKHQRIHTGEKLYECKQCGKTFRRSSYLTEELLSC